A region of the Epinephelus fuscoguttatus linkage group LG13, E.fuscoguttatus.final_Chr_v1 genome:
CATCCAGACAAGATAAATGACTCAGTGGTCACCAGATATTACACCCCATTTTAATGAATGTTCTTCTGAATGGAGATCCCCTCAGGTTAGTGTGTGACGTAACTGTCCCAGGGAGATTGTCTCCCTCATTTTGCcttatttaagtttttatttgaaCCATTCTGGACTAAAAGATTCAGTGCAGATGCGGCCTTTCAGGAAtggaatatatatattcatccctatcttaaaaaaaaaaaaatcgcccTGAATAACCACTGCATCAGTGGAGATGCAACGTCTGTAACCACTGAGTATTTTCTCAAAAGGCACGCAGTATTTGTGCCTCTCTCCTAGAACAAGTACTTTGTGTTGAGCTGTTTTATTATGTGCTGACTTGAGGGTGTGTTGCTGAAACTGATGTTCAAGGTTTTGAGAAACAGGATGTTGCTTGTGTAGTATGTCTGTGTCTAAAGAtaagttttactgttttattcagtgatgTCAAAGGCCATGTGAGGGTGGGGTATTTATTTATGGAAGTATCCATGGATTGGGAGAATAAGCAGAGTGAAAGAGGTGAGCAGTGTGCTGGAAATGtcctattttgttttttttttcttattatttgtgCATTCAGGGACACAGAAATTTAGATAGACAAGTTGTTCATAACTTactattgattttctccattttgTGCCCTGTTTTTAAGCTTTTGTCAACATACAGTAACCGAAGTGTGTTGCCCCTCGACACCCAACATGCTCACATCCTATTATTAATCTGTTGGATAATTTCTCACTTCCAGTGTAAATGAACACAAAGGATGCCTATGCCAGTCGACTTACAGTATAGTTCGTGATAATGATCCAAACATAATGAGCTTAGTATTTACCTCACATTGCATCACTGTCTTCCATTGCTCTCCAATCGTACCCACTTAGGCGATCTGGTCAGCTGCCGGCGGCCACACCAGAGACTGATCTTGCCATTGACGATGACTGTATTTCTGAGATTTCTGATTGTtttgaagaagaaaaatcaGAAAGTGTTTTATATCAGAATTTAAAGATGCTTTAATAAATTATTGTATTTGAAaatgctgttgtgtgtttttaattaccGTCTCATTGTCATGTCTCGCAGAGGACAAACGGTCCGTACAGTAAATGTGTTCGCCAACTCTGTGGATCTCCATCTGTGTGCACCAGGTGCCAGACATGAACACATTATGACAGATTATCACAGCTAATACTAATGTGGGTTGAAACACCAAAGTTGGAATTTGTACACAAGCATTTTTGTGTATAAatgaagaacaaaaataaataaataaataaaacattgaaATAAACACATTGTTAAGTTGTGCCACAGCTGACCCTGCACCAGCAGAATGCATTACTGTGAAATCACAACAGATAAAGGACTTATACATCCATAGTGCACCTGCACAGGTGTTTTTACATTATGCGCTCTTTATACCTTTAGCATTCTTATTAGTAGCCTACATatagtttggtgacatcacaccATTTCTTTAGCCCTGCCCATCATGTGCTGCATTCAGGCACATATGCTGCATTGATGTACTGTTGGCTGAAAGGGAGGAACAGGAAAAACTCCCCTTAACTTGGTGGTATTCATGTGTATTCCAAGATGTTCCCAGTGCTGGccttgttttcaaactaaataaacagcctaatgaaatgtatttatgGTGGATCATTAACAACTGAAAGTACATACAAACATTGCATTGTTCCTTTCAAATGGGCTGAAATTATTCCATTGATGTTAAAATtggatttaatttaaatataacTACCCAGTGTTGTTTGCCTGTTGCTAGCAGTGTGTTCTTCTGTAGCTCGTTTTAACAAGGTGATGGTCAGTGATAATAATATGgcatatattatattatattataaatataaactGCTCTGGAAGATCAGGCATGTGGTTACAGTAACAAATActgtattaatatttatatttttactttagaATTTTATGTATGAACATGTTGTAAAGGGCTGGATATTGGAATTTGTGgctcttttgttattttatatgTTATTGTGAGCTAAAGTAGTTTGAATGATGTAAAGACAGGAAAAGCTACCGTTTATCTAAATTTCATGAACAGGTACCCCcataaagttgttttttaaagttgcAACAAATAAATTATGCTCATAAAATATTTGTGGACCAGTTCTAAAttatattaattcattttaaagggTAATGGATGTAACTTTCCAATTAGCTATCAATTATATGACTTTAGACttgtcaaaatcaaaaaagacttacAACTCCAactggactttaacaccaatgattTGTGACTTCAGTTGgacttccatccatccatttttccgagatatgtaatccctccagtatATTCTGAGTCTGCCtctgggcctcctaccagtcCAATGTGCCCAGATCACCTTTAACAGGAGGTGCCTGTTGGActtttgacttaaaaaaaaaatgtgttaccTTCCCCCAAagccaaagattaaaaagtatgttattaaAACACTGTGCCATGAATCAGTTCATTTCCTGCATTAACACTGACAACACTTAATTCTCCAGATCCACCAGATGGAGATGCAAGACCTGCCAACTTTGTTTGAGGCGAATATTAACATAGTTTGTGAGCTAATGTGGGGGCTGTGAGTGGATGGTACTGGTTAATAGTGCTGTAACAGACTATAGTCTATATTGTATGTCCCTCTTGAGTTGCCATAGGGCAGAGAAAGGGGTGACATTCTGCTGTTATAGGGGGCCCAtgcatgtgtgagagttttGGTGTAATACTCTGGGGCTCACaatttatgtatgtattaattaattaattaattttattttattttattttatttatttttcacagctCCAACAGCAACCGCTGcccatttatttttcttcacaccaaaactctcacacatgcaTGAGCCCCTCATAACAGCGGAACGTCACCCCTAAAACTTCCTCTGCCCTACGGCAACTCCAGAGGGACATACAATATAGAGCAGCCTGTATGCTATGAAAGTGAAATATCAACActcctttttttaatgattaagtTCAGTCACAATTGttttaacagaaaaacacagtgtttaGAAAACCTTTCTGAgttttgtaaatttaaaatggcattttggtgacgtgtgcatgtgtgaggacttgagacttgacttgggacctGAGTGCAAAGACTTCAGACTTAGTTGTGACTTGTAAATCAaagacttggtcccacctctgaaAATAACACATAATTTTAAGACATTAATAAAGGGCTTTTACAACAATCTGCTTTTAAATGTCTGCAGTTGTAAAAGACAAATAATGCCGAAGGAGGATAAACAGCTTGAGAGATCTgtcacaacctggcaacccatAACACGTTATTATTAATGGCTTAAACCGGATAACCATTGATGAAGTCTTTAGTTAAAGCGTGATGAAAATGGTGCCTCGTTGTCTTCCATCCTCTGGCATCACTAACACATTATTTCAGTGACATGTTTCACTCTGCAGCTGTTTTCATGACACCAGCGTCAGGAGTTCATGACGTCAGCCCTTATGTTTATGAGGCCCACCCTCCAGTTTGAGTCAGAAACCTTTAGTTTGGTCGCTGCCTCCACGCAGTCGATGGCTCTAACTCGTCTCATGATGTCCGGCGCTTACACAGCTccagcttttgtttttgctctgattTTATACGGTGTTATAATAAGCACAGAGGCGCAGACAGCCACTCCTGCTCCAACTCcgggtgagtgtgtgttttgttaaaGCTTCAACTGTTGTGCTTTGTTTTATGTTGCAAGACTTGGGTCAGGAGGGTGTCACATGACAGCAGAAAAATGGATTTCCACTCATCATAGGAGCAGAAATAATCTTAATAATTCATGGTAATGGCTCCCAAGCAGACTTTGGTCtagttttactttttacaaACTGTGCCTGACTGTGTGAGTCACTGCAAACTGTTGATGATTTATCACTGTGGGCAGAATTTGATTTCCTTTCTTGAGCCTAACACACACTGCAACTTCTCTATTTCAGCTCCCTGTGCCTTAAGATCCAACACCAGCTGTGCTGAATGTCTGCAGAATGTGACAGTGAGTCTCCCAAACTCCagccaaacacaaacaatatCATTGTCTTCACTTTTGTTGTGGATGTATTGCTGTAAATATCAAAGATAAGATACTAAGCCCAGTGTTTGTTGCTTCTTTGTTGcagtgtttgtggtgtgaacCTACCAAACTATGTGTTGACTACCCAGTGAGGAGGATCCTGCCCCCCAGGAGTGTGTGTCCACTGAATGATGCACGATGGGGGGTGTGTTGGGGTAAGACTGACCAAACCTTAGGCCTCAGAATACCATGAATGCCAAACCTGGGTATATATCCTGGAAAAATTTAACAGCATTTTGACTATTGTTTGACTCATTTTTCAAGCGAACATGCCAAACATTTGTCATAGCTTCTTGATTGTGatgatttgctgtttttttctgtcttgccTGAGAGTAAAGTGAATATCTAAAAGGCTATTTAAAGACATCACCTCGCTCTTTAGGAAGTTGTGAGGCACTTATCTCtactttctgacattttagaAGTCAAGCAGTTATTCCACCAATAGAAACAATAATCAGGAGAATAATGAAATGataagtaaataagtaaatgcATTTATATAGAGCTTTTCACAGACATAggacacaaagtgcctcacaagGGCAACATACGACAAGACAGAAATCATAAAGGCAAAGTGACCGTGTGAGCCAACTAGTGAGAAGTGCACAACTAGCAAAACTTTTTGCACAGAcaaggaaaaaagagaagaatTCACATTACACAACAGTAATACACAAAATTTGACAAAGTACAGCTCTGGTACGTGCAGGTTTCCCAAACGCCTGTCAAAACAGCTGTGTCTTTAGCTGGCTTTTAGAAGAAACCACAGAGTCAGCAGATCATAAGGGAGCAGGCAGCATATAAAAATTTAGGTGCTACGGCCATAAAAGCTCAATCACCTCATGTCTTAAGGCGAATGCGAGGGACAGACAACAAAGGTAGCGTATTTGATCGAAGAGAGCGAGCTGAAGAACACAGGTGAAGTAGTTCAGCTACATGAGAGGGAGCCTGACCGTGTAAGCCCTAGTGTAGGACTTTTTTCAGGTAAAGTAAATCTTCATAATCAGAATACTCATCTGACTAATTATTAatggtgggaatcaccagagggcccatgatattatcacgatacttaggtCACATTACATTATTGGATTTTAAACATATACACATGATATGCTTGCCATATGAGTATTTGGTTAACATATATTGGAATATACTGCGATGTAGTACATTTTctcaactgcaaattatgtctcCAAAGGAAACTATGTCAACATCAGTTTGTTCATATCACTTCACTCATTTTAATCGGCGCAAAATgcatctagtggactgaaaaagcaactgattttatttctcaagtaggctaccaaaagctcgatttgtatttgcaatattaatcatttttcaattttaaaaattcCATACTTAGCATCTATGTATTGACACAATAATGCCACACAAAATAACGACAAttctatgctgtattgattttctccacCAGTCCTACTAATTATGGTGCTTATTCTCTGCAGAAGAAGCAAAAACAACTTCAAACTGGCCAAAATTTCTTGTTCCTTAAGTCCTCAAGTCTAAAAGAGGCAGTGCTGTCTATTTAATAGGATTTATAATATGATGCATGGCTTATCATTGACTTATttccagtgttttctttttctctgtgtgtctgccttTTGATTTCCAGTCAACTTCCAGATTTTGATCATCACCATGTCCGTGCTGGGgggcatcatcatcatcgccaTCCTCCtttgctgcctctgctgctgctgcaagtgTGAAAGACATGGGTGAGCTTTAAGTGTAGTCACGTGAAGTGTTGGCTGTGAAGTCTGGGTCGACGTGGAAGGAGGAGGACGGGGGAAACACAATGGGGTTGTTTTTCTGCGAGGCCGGGCTGACACCGCCGTCTCCAGAAGCCTGCCAGAATTTGTAACTGCAGCTTAGCTCTGAAAATAACATTGATCTTTCTATTTAGATGTGGGCTAGCCTCCTCTAGAAACTTGGTAATCTAAAGATGCTTTTTGGATGAGGAGACTGATATATATTGTGAGTTTATTAGACTGATTTACTTGTGCTGTATTAAGCGAAAAGCAAAGCATATCAGGCTTTTAGTCACATTGTTGTCATTTATATTGTAATGaaacttttatttacatgaCGAGGATGAATGTCAATATATTTACAATATATTTATTCTTATATTCTAGGAACAGTAGAGAAGATGCAAAGGTGGAGCGACAAAACCGAGCAAGGAAGACCCGTCAGAAAGCAAAGTAAATGGCTGCTGAGGAGGGGAtctgaaaataatttatttagctatatattcagataaaaacacacacaactttcCTGTCGTCTCATTAACGATGCAGATAGAAAACTGTTTTGtattaatgtttttgtattttaacgTGGCAGATTTGTAAAATTTGACAGAGTTTGGTATACACCATCATCACATTACAGCAGTACTTTGTGTCGATCCTTCAGTGAGGATTCAAACAGTGTAGGCTTGAGTGCGTCCAGTGTTCTCTGTCGTCCCAAcaatttgtctttgtttctgcCCCTACAGGAGAAATGAGATGCAGATGAGACATGATGAAATCAGGAAGAAATATGGTGAGATAAATTTCTTGTTTGTGTGGTTTGAGTGGGTtaataaatgcaaatgttggAATATCAAAGATGCTTGTGCTCGAGATGCTTGgtgtacatgcacacagtgaTGAAACAGGAGCTAAATGAATGTATAAAGGGGAATGGGAAAGATAAGAGGATGAGATTATGATACCTGAGCAGATGAAACAATAGGGAAACAGAAGTATTCATGAATTGAGAGAAagaagtgaaataaaaacaactaatTTGATCCAGTAGCTCCCTCTAGAGGATAAACGGATACACTAGGATTCAATTCCAAGGTGATGTTGTTAAATTATATGCAACAGTCAAAACACTCATTAATCTGTATATGTCCTGTTCCTAATTCAGTCACGTGTAGCCATACAATGGGATATATGACTTGTGTTCTGTTGTTCTTTTCAGGTATAACAAAGGATAATCCATACGCCCGTATGGACGATCATTGAGAAGAACGTCTGAGATGATTCCTTAAAAAAATCCCTTAAGATGATTTTACTGATGCCAGTAACATTGAGATCCACATGTAGCATGAGAAACTGTGATTATCTGAGTTCAGTGTTTGCCCCAAAATGTCGCCGAGATGTTCTGAAATTATTTTGACTGAGTGTGCACTATatttcaaacatgtttcttCACCTAATGATTCACATTTTATACACATTGCTCTCTGCATTTATGCCTTATCAATATTTCTTTTGCCTTAattttgatgtaaatgattgtagGAGAATCTGTTTAGTTCACTTGAACCATGATTTGCAAACATGACTGTGTTATTCTGCATAAAATGCAGTATTGTAAGATTTCTACAACTCCAGAGCAAGTCATAGCTTGTGGTGCTTCTTTTATAACCAGCAGTGTCATTTTTATACAGTATTTGTAATACACATTATTTTACTGATCACCAGTCATGTCTAAAGgtcagcatttatttttatataaaaagtTCATTTATAACATGTAACTAATTTTACACTGTTCTCTTGGCTTTTTCATCTGTGGATAAATATCAGGATCAGAATTTGTTTCAGAATTTTCTTGGATAGAAGAAATGTGTGTTGTTAAAATCCATGTGAAGGATTTGATTATTGTGCAGCTGTTGTTAAAAACAACTTGTGGccatttgaaaattaaataaatacgaATTTTCTTTTGTGACTCTAATTGTAAATCAATTTCTAAATATACAAATTCACCCTCTTACTTTACAAGGAAATACACGTGCCCCACAAGTGGAAATATTTTTCTGCCCTATTCACATATCTGCAGCATGCTTTCTGAAATCTATCACTAAAAAGGATATATAACCAAAAGAGAGACCAGTTTTAATGATGGAAAATGCTAATTTGGATGAGCCTTGTTTCAAAATCCTTTGAgacatgattttgtttttgagaggtgCTTTGGAGATAATCCCAAGAGTAAGAAATGTTTATCCTGATACCTGGAATATTGCCTCAACCTTATATAATAGAGAGGATCTGCTCTCTCAAAGGAGAACACCACCTacattaagaattccaatatgttatttccgtGGCAGAGggagttcaatcaatatttgtgaatatgagctgctctctctcaaagccagaaaccacagAAGGAAGTCTCAGagacttgtgatgtcatagggtacaaagtctggagctgctccatagacaatggaAGGGAGACTGATTTTATGCACCCGCggtttgttttctattttcataACCAAATGTACTTTATTCTATTGAAGTGTTGAGACAGCAACGGAAATAGTTTGTCTTTCAGTTACAAGCATTCAACTTTCCACTGCTCCTGGAAGCCGCTGCCCTTGCTGTCACTTCTTTGCTGTGTCCATATGCGGCCTAGCAGGAAATATCTGTTGGTAGATaaccatttgtttgcttgtttacttTCTGTTTATAAAAATCTATTAGTTCCACATGTGTAGTTCCTACTTGGTGCATGCCTACAAACTGTATTAGTACTCACCCCTTTCACCACCTGTGCACACTGCTGCCCTCTGACGCTAAAGGGCCCAGAAATGCTGCACCTCCAAAGTGAGACACAGTTTTCACCCCACAGCCATACACAAACTGAACTTCCCCAACAACTTTGAATTGCACTACCATGgacaaatgtacaaaaactgCATATGCACTTTATCTTGTCCTTTTTGTGGCACCTTATTTATGATATTCATCATATTTTAGCCTTATCctatttcagtgtgtgggtgtgtgaatgtgtgttgaGTGAATGGAGCAGTTTTTCTTTTACGAGACAGCAAATGTCGTATGTGAACATGCAGTGTAaaggcattcattcattccattATGAGGTGAACAGAAAATGCAAAGTGAACTAACTTGATTAACCAACATTGTGGCAGGCCACATATAGTATATTTTTAGATGACTTGCGAGCCATAATTGGGCCCcaggccagactttggacatgcctggatTCTTACATTTTCCCAAATCATTGTtcatggagcagctccagattttatatcatatgacatcacaaatttgagttttagcactccaTTTTTTTGATTCTGGAGAGAGTTTTTGctcatatttttggactgttttacACCATAGGAATCACATGTATGAATTTAGAAAATGTCTTTACTTCCCCTTTAAACTGAAAGAAAGTAAAAGATTACCATTATATTTCTAGTTGGCTTGTCGTATTTCTGACTCCTACTACAACAGAGTTCAATTTAATGGTTAACTCTTTGTATCTTTGGTTAAATTCCTTTGTTGGGCCCTGGCCTAGGCTCAAGGCCTGCTTTGCAGAAGGCCCTTTTGTTTCACCTATCTCGCGGGCATGCGCAAATTAGCTTGCGCGCTCACGTATCCGCGGCCCCGAGGAAAAGTGGAGCACGTGACCCGTCTGATCGaatcacattttaaatttcAGTGCGCGCTCCTGGTCCAAACGAAAGAGCCGGAGGAACTGATATCCCGCTTCACCCTTAACACTCGGTCTCTGTGTTATAAATTAATCCCCGGGAAAACAGCACAATGTCTGAAGAGAAGCCAAAGGTCAGTACTGTGTTTCTACGACGAAACATCTCGTCTGTATTTGCCCTTAGCTGCTAATGATGCCGGTTGCAAGTTACCGTTAGCACACTCTGCTAAGCTAGCGCCGCTTCCAGGCTACGGATACCGCATTTGAGCGGGTCGACGGAGAAAACAAAGGTTGACCAATTTGCGG
Encoded here:
- the pttg1ipb gene encoding PTTG1 interacting protein b, producing the protein MTSALMFMRPTLQFESETFSLVAASTQSMALTRLMMSGAYTAPAFVFALILYGVIISTEAQTATPAPTPAPCALRSNTSCAECLQNVTCLWCEPTKLCVDYPVRRILPPRSVCPLNDARWGVCWVNFQILIITMSVLGGIIIIAILLCCLCCCCKCERHGNSREDAKVERQNRARKTRQKAKRNEMQMRHDEIRKKYGITKDNPYARMDDH